The following coding sequences lie in one Chelonia mydas isolate rCheMyd1 chromosome 6, rCheMyd1.pri.v2, whole genome shotgun sequence genomic window:
- the LOC102941435 gene encoding NADH dehydrogenase [ubiquinone] 1 alpha subcomplex subunit 12-like — protein MAEYLRVLKQALQQLGGHGGLRGALWQLLRVNDLKTGAPVGVDKYGNKYYEDKKYFFGHPRSVDYATEMNGKNTFWEVDGSMVPPEWHCWLHCITEDPPTTHPPAARKFIWENHKFNLSGTPGQYVPFSTTRKKIQEWVPPTTANK, from the coding sequence ATGGCGGAGTACTTGCGGGTGCTGAAGCAGGCGCTGCAGCAGCTCGGGGGTCATGGCGGCCTCCGCGGTGCCCTCTGGCAGCTGCTCAGGGTCAACGATTTGAAGACCGGTGCCCCCGTAGGTGTTGACAAATATGGAAACAAATACTATGAagacaaaaagtatttttttggTCATCCTAGATCGGTTGACTATGCGactgaaatgaatggcaaaaaTACATTCTGGGAAGTGGATGGAAGCATGGTGCCACCGGAATGGCATTGTTGGCTTCACTGCATAACTGAAGACCCTCCAACTACTCATCCACCAGCTGCTCGTAAATTCATTTGGGAGAACCACAAATTCAATCTGAGTGGCACTCCTGGGCAATATGTCCCTTTCTCTACAACGCGTAAAAAGATACAGGAGTGGGTCCCACCTACGACTGCTAACAAATAA